A genomic region of Oryza glaberrima chromosome 1, OglaRS2, whole genome shotgun sequence contains the following coding sequences:
- the LOC127770038 gene encoding protein CHLORORESPIRATORY REDUCTION 41, chloroplastic — protein sequence MAASFLRPLLPPKPFLSATPKPHIPAATPSAIVRCTAAPKPATGSIAKPSQEEANNNQEQEPNAAAAATPDEAGANPHRIPDDETPPSATATTSFAVARRVPSAISPDRRRRTALTQGEPPNYEIGWKRTKKLPLEKPKGWAIADFMEKLEGLMARGRYGSGELLGTVAGVVTERAREEAEILVAEGGVEERVATELFRVLRLVEMDVAMVKAAVKEETVKERVETARARCRQAILVALSL from the coding sequence atggccgcctccttcctccgccctctcctccccccgaAACCCTTCCTCTCCGCCACTCCTAAACCCCACATCCCCGCCGCTACCCCCAGTGCCATCGTGCGCTGCACCGCGGCGCCCAAGCCGGCCACCGGCTCTATCGCCAAGCCCAGCCAAGAAGAGGCCAACAACAACCAGGAGCAAGAacccaacgccgccgccgccgccactccggaCGAGGCCGGCGCCAACCCGCACCGCATCCCCGACGACGAGACCCCGCCGTCTgcgacggcgaccacgtcgTTCGCCGTGGCGCGGCGCGTGCCGTCGGCCATCTCCCCcgaccgccggcgccggacggCGCTGACGCAGGGGGAGCCGCCGAACTACGAGATCGGGTGGAAGCGCACCAAGAAGCTGCCGCTGGAGAAGCCCAAGGGGTGGGCCATCGCGGACTTCATGGAGAAGCTGGAGGGGCTGATGGCGCGCGGGCGGTACGGGTCCGGGGAGCTGCTGGGCACGGTGGCCGGCGTGGTGACGGAgcgcgcgcgggaggaggccgagatcctggtggcggagggcggcgtGGAGGAGCGCGTCGCGACGGAGCTCTTCCGCGTGCTCCGGCTGGTGGAGATGGACGTCGCGATGGTCAAGGCCGCCGTCAAGGAGGAGACCGTCAAGGAGCGCGTcgagacggcgcgcgcgcgctgccgccAGGCCATCCTCGTCGCGCTCTCGCTGTGA
- the LOC127758194 gene encoding protein SPEAR1-like isoform X2, translated as MSGSNFGDSMGWGNSGRSSPAGSSRKGKRGGGSGGADKPKQPQRGLGVAQLEKIRLQSEMAEYFNPLGQPGSLIHRTGSLNLMAYGERGDVRYGEFQTPIMRSPSSSTIYGAPHYTHNPSITLPLFEPEESARLRGHHDRSRSADSTSMNSDDPQDVDLELKL; from the exons ATGAGTGGGAGCAACTTTGGAGACAGCATGGGATGGGGCAACAGCGGGaggtcgtcgccggccggctcCTCCAGGAAGGGcaagagaggcggcggcagtggcggcgcggATAAGCCGAAGCAGCCGCAACGAGGGCTCGGGGTGGCGCAGCTGGAGAAGATCAGGTTACAGAGCGAAATGGCCGAGTACTTCAACCCTCTTGGCCAGCCGGGAAGCTTGATCCACAGAACCGGCAGCCTTAACTTG ATGGCATATGGAGAACGAGGAGACGTACGATACGGTGAATTCCAAACTCCCATCATGAG ATCACCAAGCAGCAGTACTATCTATGGTGCCCCACATTACACACATAATCCTAGCATCACATTGCCACTCTTTGAACCAGAG GAGTCTGCTCGCTTGAGGGGACACCATGACCGAAGCCGATCGGCAGATTCGACAAGTATGAACTCTGACGATCCGCAAGATGTGGACCTCGAGCTCAAGCTATGA
- the LOC127758194 gene encoding protein SPEAR3-like isoform X1, whose amino-acid sequence MSGSNFGDSMGWGNSGRSSPAGSSRKGKRGGGSGGADKPKQPQRGLGVAQLEKIRLQSEMAEYFNPLGQPGSLIHRTGSLNLEDARASTSSLSSSPSSPFHATAVSSSPFPIHPNLAMAYGERGDVRYGEFQTPIMRSPSSSTIYGAPHYTHNPSITLPLFEPEESARLRGHHDRSRSADSTSMNSDDPQDVDLELKL is encoded by the exons ATGAGTGGGAGCAACTTTGGAGACAGCATGGGATGGGGCAACAGCGGGaggtcgtcgccggccggctcCTCCAGGAAGGGcaagagaggcggcggcagtggcggcgcggATAAGCCGAAGCAGCCGCAACGAGGGCTCGGGGTGGCGCAGCTGGAGAAGATCAGGTTACAGAGCGAAATGGCCGAGTACTTCAACCCTCTTGGCCAGCCGGGAAGCTTGATCCACAGAACCGGCAGCCTTAACTTG GAGGATGCACGGGCGTCCACATCCTCGCTGTCGTCGTCCCCATCGTCTCCCTTCCATGCTACCGCCGTTAGCTCGTCTCCGTTCCCAATCCATCCAAATCTTGCG ATGGCATATGGAGAACGAGGAGACGTACGATACGGTGAATTCCAAACTCCCATCATGAG ATCACCAAGCAGCAGTACTATCTATGGTGCCCCACATTACACACATAATCCTAGCATCACATTGCCACTCTTTGAACCAGAG GAGTCTGCTCGCTTGAGGGGACACCATGACCGAAGCCGATCGGCAGATTCGACAAGTATGAACTCTGACGATCCGCAAGATGTGGACCTCGAGCTCAAGCTATGA